The proteins below are encoded in one region of Vicia villosa cultivar HV-30 ecotype Madison, WI unplaced genomic scaffold, Vvil1.0 ctg.001593F_1_1, whole genome shotgun sequence:
- the LOC131635930 gene encoding transcription repressor OFP13-like produces MVKKMKLLSFFKTKGKKSSSPRACLQCSYKPKTLSFREDNPETSEPITPEFSSEDFRSNSVETVNIDDLRSDRFFFESDETRSIFKTKENITRSSSNNNNNESLLLPFENTVELAVDSQNPTEDFKESIVEMVEAHGVDNWEALEKLLSWYLEVNEERNHEFIIDAFYDLFVSNLDSPDSSPLSIDSFTSLDSSWSTARVSSYSSPL; encoded by the coding sequence atggtgaagaaaatgaagcttctCTCATTTTTCAAAACCAAAGGCAAAAAATCATCTTCACCAAGGGCTTGTCTACAATGTAGCTACAAACCAAAAACCCTATCTTTCAGAGAAGATAATCCAGAAACTTCAGAACCCATAACACCAGAATTTTCTTCTGAGGATTTCAGAAGTAACTCAGTTGAAACTGTGAATATTGATGATTTACGTTCGGATCGATTTTTCTTCGAATCAGACGAAACTAGATCAATATTTAAGACCAAAGAAAACATTACTAGGTCTagcagtaataataataataatgaaagttTATTATTGCCATTTGAGAACACGGTTGAGTTAGCGGTGGATTCGCAAAACCCTACCGAAGATTTCAAAGAATCTATTGTGGAGATGGTGGAGGCTCATGGTGTTGACAATTGGGAAGCTTTGGAGAAGCTTTTGAGTTGGTATTTGGAAGTTAATGAGGAAAGAAATCATGAGTTTATTATCGAtgctttttatgatttatttgttAGTAATCTTGATTCACCAGATTCTTCTCCTTTGTCGATTGATAGTTTTACTTCTCTTGATTCTTCATGGAGCACAGCTCGTGTTTCATCTTATAGTTCACCTTTGTAA